The Porites lutea chromosome 4, jaPorLute2.1, whole genome shotgun sequence genome contains a region encoding:
- the LOC140933435 gene encoding ADP-ribosylation factor-like protein 3, which translates to MGFSSWFRDLGVPWKVSISVLGGVVVVSSAYGLYRCYVHQKEQPQDKTSLRDETASEISEKKVLVLGIEGSGKSTFLAALAQHDSPITSAEREGTTPTEGFHVVCVSTEGVSLNVWEIGGKFQSYWPNFVNDTSVIVYAIDSSDPALFDKSKHALLEILSDVKLKGVPLVLLICKQDLKEAKPVQEVVKFLGVETLSSDRQIGVAAFQILANGEVSGLQEAKHLILNFCK; encoded by the exons ATGGGTTTTTCGAGTTGGTTTCGGGATCTTGGAGTTCCATGGAAAGTTTCCATTAGTGTTCTTGGTGGCGTCGTTGTAGTTTCAAGTGCCTATGGCCTGTACAGATGTTATGTTCACCAAAAAGAACAACCACAAGATAAAACATCTCTTCGCGATGAAACCGCGAGCGAAATTTCTGAGAAAAAGGTGCTTGTGTTAGGAATAGAGGGCAGCGGAAAAAGTACTTTCCTCGCTGCGTTGGCACAGCATGACAGTCCAATAACCTCCGCAGAACGAGAAGGCACAACTCCTACCGAAGGTTTTCATGTTGTTTGCGTTTCAACTGAGGGAGTCAGCCTGAATGTTTGGGAGA ttgGAGGGAAATTTCAGTCTTACTGGCCTAATTTTGTCAATGATACCAGTGTTATTGTTTATGCCATTGATAGTAGTGATCCTGCACTATTTGACAAATCAAAGCATGCCTTGTTAGAGATCTTATCAGATGTGAAACTCAAGGGAGTGCCTCTGGTTCTACTTATTTGCAAGCAAGATCTTAAAGAAGCAAAACCAGTGCAGGAAGTTGTGAAATTCTTGGGAGTTGAGACACTGTCTTCAGACAGGCAAATTGGAGTGGCTGCTTTTCAAATACTTGCCAACGGGGAAGTGAGTGGCCTACAAGAAGCCAAGCATCTGATCTTAAacttttgtaaataa
- the LOC140933434 gene encoding uncharacterized protein, protein MLKHFTNVAGVAKWFPHRVLSGNHGHCLSQRRYSSSKSDLDVIIKKMKFRRYRCFEKLEEPPSGLEPLRTMYEELDAVHVRKRQPHLLFLRSELVLQRLEYLKPSGLLARQKRKLLERSPPVLVLAEDSQKRGGLNYLRGVIRVQNDGLEEKVHLMHPCSRLLVMRTFDLENRVKSIMEELRMAQRSALKMLLELPSFLLHTIPDKCVVLHKYNLPEGYSLDQHTAKVFPPVLSNNIEINPRLFRQDSDEKLAQSFPKLMLADLLDYSFAKQFREGQPEDLTKFLIKAEKRELREKYNKVL, encoded by the coding sequence ATGCTGAAGCACTTCACTAATGTTGCCGGAGTGGCTAAATGGTTCCCCCATCGGGTACTTTCTGGTAATCACGGTCACTGTCTCAGCCAAAGGCGTTATTCTTCTTCGAAATCCGATCTGGATGTCATCATCAAAAAGATGAAGTTTCGAAGATATAGGTGCTTTGAGAAGCTCGAAGAGCCTCCATCTGGTTTGGAACCGCTGAGGACTATGTATGAAGAACTAGATGCAGTTCATGTTCGAAAGCGTCAACCGCACTTGTTATTTCTGAGAAGTGAACTTGTTCTTCAGAGGCTGGAGTACCTTAAGCCGTCAGGGTTATTAGCTCGACAAAAAAGGAAGCTCTTGGAAAGATCTCCCCCGGTTCTTGTACTCGCTGAAGATTCTCAAAAAAGAGGGGGGTTAAATTATCTCAGAGGAGTTATTCGTGTCCAGAATGACGGCTTAGAGGAGAAAGTACATTTGATGCATCCATGTTCTAGACTGCTAGTAATGCGAACGTTCGATCTTGAGAATCGTGTTAAGTCTATCATGGAAGAGCTGCGAATGGCTCAGCGATCAGCCTTGAAAATGCTGCTGGAACTGCCAAGCTTTTTGCTACATACTATTCCAGACAAGTGTGTTGTCCTACACAAGTATAATCTCCCTGAGGGCTACAGCTTAGATCAGCATACAGCCAAGGTCTTTCCGCCTGTTTTATCAAATAACATTGAAATCAATCCAAGATTATTCAGACAAGATTCAGATGAGAAACTGGCTCAGAGTTTTCCAAAATTGATGCTTGCTGATTTGTTAGATTATTCTTTTGCAAAGCAGTTTAGAGAAGGACAACCAGAGGATCTGACTAAGTTTCTCATCAAAGCTGAAAAGAGAGAACTCCGTGAAAAGTATAACAAagtcttgtaa